The Callithrix jacchus isolate 240 chromosome 20, calJac240_pri, whole genome shotgun sequence genome has a window encoding:
- the MLKL gene encoding LOW QUALITY PROTEIN: mixed lineage kinase domain-like protein (The sequence of the model RefSeq protein was modified relative to this genomic sequence to represent the inferred CDS: inserted 2 bases in 1 codon; deleted 1 base in 1 codon): MGKSVLELCLRGGEGLENLRDIITLGQVIYKQYEEMKYCKKQCQRLGSRVLGLAKSLEMLQDQGKRRVTSEKLTTAMNRFKAALXEADREIEKFSNKSSIWRFLTASQDKIIFEDINNNLNDVWKELLLLLQVEQYLSVSHISQGASWAQEDQQDAAEDRQAFQMLRRDNENIDALLRLLEIDMKEIKETLRQYLPPKRMQEIPQEQVKEIKKEQLSGSPWILLSKNKVSTLYKGEYRRARVAIKVFHKPQADSIG; encoded by the exons ATGGGAAAGAGCGTTTTGGAACTGTGCCTCCGAGGAGGTGAAG gTCTGGAAAATTTGAGGGATATCATCACCTTAGGCCAGGTCATCTACAAACAGTATGAAGAGATGAAATACTGCAAGAAACAGTGCCAGCGCCTGGGCAGCCGTGTCCTAGGCCTGGCCAAGTCTCTGGAGATGCTCCAGGACCAAGGAAAGAGGAGGGTAACCTCTGAGAAGTTAACCACAGCCATGAACCGCTTCAAGGCTGCCCT GGAGGCTGACAGGGAGATAGAAAAGTTCAGCAATAAATCCAGCATTTGGAGGTTTCTAACAGCAAGCCAGGACAAAATAATCTTCGAAGACATCAACAATAACCTGAATGATGTCTGGAAGGAGCTATTGCTGTTACTTCAGGTTGAGCAATACCTGTCTGTTTCACACATAAGCCAAGGAGCGTCCTGGGCACAGGAAGATCAGCAGGATGCAGCTGAAGACAGACAAGCCTTCCAGATGCTGAGAAGGG ATAATGAAAACATAGACGCTTTATTGAGACTATTGGAAATCGACatgaaagaaatcaaggaaaCTTTGAGGCAGT ATTTACCACCAAAACGCATGCAGGAGATCCCT CAGGAGCAAGTCAAGGAGATCAAGAAGGAGCAGCTTTCAGGATCCCCGTGGATTCTGCTAAGCAAAAATAAGGTCAGCACACTTTATAAAGGAGAATACCGCAGAGCTCGAGTAGCCATCAAAGTATTCCACAAACCTCAGGCTGACAGCATTGGGTAA